A single genomic interval of Xiphophorus couchianus chromosome 2, X_couchianus-1.0, whole genome shotgun sequence harbors:
- the LOC114160482 gene encoding dentin sialophosphoprotein isoform X2 gives MEPDPEGPFQRAERTLVSVWCYITEAVSRFLRPQTVEATDNNPTSSDEPGVDGEPADGSLKDDDARGVEVGEEASLSTVSLVSLSSPVVAWERCTADIDLKPKEEDHENKEDLIEEQIGKTGNDFAGQLVTESAKVHQGSQDKTDIEKCDTCEESLAPENDGQRATGGSGHEWVKEGVFEDMDSREIRPRDHQKVLETLADIEEEAEEKSEEKSNEKTGDQKVNKASAAILGDANISEDASQLSSGNENFSDEKTKDVETQLRQLSEDEKVQMSVSEEAATAEESEQVKSGRTTEDILTQSGTSSKDVQETEPDTTEFTIREEDVLVTSMQTAEEDVTMEEISADLDYEMAEGKNLSAENENSAEQTQQVETQQLVCKELSGVAEDERVEEEKDDKSATHEEENILNQSATSSEDDQDTGEEQFNQTDSDQSSDEAKEDVEEECSEIQEDDAEETEKDFEEKSEVPGNDEEEATVGSEHVQLKQEVTDGIESSEEEEHVRLDDRWKVLETLADIVEDDEEEAEEDSEEESKMHESTPTKEEECSNEKTEEEMDNKASAAMLEDANLSEDASQLNFSDQKTKVETLLPVCKDELTDINVQMTVFGNEDLNQTTDEELEEGKNRRTIEEEEDVTILQTVEEDVTVEEISTDLDYEMAEGKNLSAESENSAEQTQQVETQQLVCKELSGVAEDERVEEEKDDKSATHEESEDRKSSRGDEDVQQEENVLNQSVTSSEDDQGQFILKGNNSAEQLINENMTEHQLGLEKKLHTSSGTEVIKNKENTANEANYEELEKRGDGDVVGEESVSRKRVDEVAKVDEVKEELEEESDEIQTDDREKNEEEIEEESEAEQFTADGDTGEQREGDNTAANQQTTEESENDKGRRTNEEENISTQRVTSSEIDQRTEEEQFSQTGNDSGDQLITEDMTTHQLGVETTEIQNFHTCEEIGRVENKGFQEERDEIQEDNRDEDFMKEEKEEQKEGEAGPVILGDANICEDASQLKSENENSAKRTEQVETQHFVCEELSGVVEEEESVTCEEAEQDKGREVEDVRQDKNILNQSATSSEDDQDTGEEQFNQTDSDQSSDEAKEDVEEECSEIQEDDAEETEKDFEEKSEVPGNDKEEATVGSEHVQLKQEVTDGIESSEEEEHVRLDDRWKVLETLADIVEDDEEEAEEDSEEESKMQESTQTKEEECSNEKTEEEMDNKASAAMLEDANLSEDASQLNFSDQKTKVETLLPVCKDELTDINVQMTVFGNEDLNQTTDEELEEDKNRRTIEEEKNEFTFKEDNVTIMQTAEEDVTMEKISADVEERLSDKEICMKRVCTTAPLTVKAGGESEREINIGFSEIPSGVIEGQAGLSHELNTKACEETPEAVPEHNNELDSDENTTQRFFEGGNSEEIQIIHLPEEVEVFKSSEAGGGEYSLMSEGSTEESKKELQVGTLQFAEDTEKPKSDNVNLELDHFSKEEKVELLDTSMKTEIKQSDEEFETELEDEDETAERETNRLPRDVCEKRNAVAADEGVDSADETPESPKSEEGKMTQISLGPELVQAFRLEDDREIKPQLFDESATELPQVRFNTEEQEYVDEGQPEHEVLDLNEITTLHLVGTASDLITGQSALSQCQITTDTETADESKATLGEITNEPQQTEKHSEDPAEEHQDGIDEEILDLWIETAMSKDTGGIKEDQLKEEPGETSSEEKREGVMEAISEETETSFTTLDSGFLDQTFSETQIIKSGDSGVLPNKNDNSEDTCEVLTSNSESALIEEMVETLHPYPIAEGASGEIGSCPDSGVSSPEPKHPNQEGGTAEEKQDEPKPETDAVSGADEEADVTSLTEATESDISKERVLTESPSGGEPQNEPEEKPPEDLSESFPAPSRTELEEDWSEVDAAMLDFAVQKSRIAVKNPRARPPTDPRSLIHKPSVDPTPSLPVPGKVPVGVPLGGLGIGIKLPGIGAGFPVLKKTQRPPRHEAETQSQESEEKKEEEEKSDAAKTDEAPKRPKWMPPAQPGFGNPLMSELKTKLKKTPKE, from the exons ATGGAGCCGGACCCCGAAGGTCCGTTTCAGCGGGCGGAGAGGACGCTGGTCTCAGTCTGG TGTTACATAACCGAAGCTGTGAGCAGATTCCTGAGGCCACAAACAGTTGAAGCCACCGATAATAACCCAACGTCCTCAGATGAACCTGGAGTCGACGGCGAGCCTGCTGACGGTAGCCTAAAAGATGATGACGCCAGAGGGGTAGAAGTCGGCGAGGAAGCGTCTCTTTCGACTGTTTCTCTTGTTAGCTTGTCTTCCCCAGTTGTTGCCTGGGAGCGCTGCACTGCAGACATTGACTTGAAGCCCAAAGAAGAAGATCATGAGAACAAAGAGGACCTAATAGAGGAACAGATCggtaaaacaggaaatgacttTGCAGGCCAGCTGGTCACAGAAAGTGCAAAGGTACATCAAGGCAGTCAAGATAAAACTGatattgaaaaatgtgacaCTTGTGAGGAAAGTCTGGCTCCTGAAAACGATGGACAGCGTGCAACTGGTGGATCTGGGCATGAATGGGTTAAGGAGGGAGTGTTTGAGGACATGGATTCAAGAGAAATAAGACCGCGTGATCATCAGAAAGTGCTGGAAACCTTGGCGGACATTGAggaagaagctgaagaaaagtcAGAGGAGAAAAGCAATGAAAAGACAGGAGATCAAAAGGTCAACAAAGCTTCTGCAGCAATTCTAGGAGATGCAAACATCAGTGAGGATGCATCACAGCTGAGCTCTGGTAATGAAAACTTCTCAGATGAGAAAACTAAAGATGTAGAAACTCAGCTTAGACAGTTATCAGAGGATGAGAAGGTCCAGATGAGTGTCTCTGAAGAAGCTGCAACAGCAGAAGAGTCAGAACAGGTCAAGAGCGGACGGACGACCGAAGATATTTTAACTCAAAGTGGCACAAGTAGCAAAGATGTGCAAGAAACAGAGCCAGACACGACCGAGTTTACAATTAGAGAAGAGGATGTGCTGGTCACCAGTATGCAAACTGCAGAGGAAGATGTGACCATGGAGGAAATATCAGCAGATCTTGATTATGAGATGGCAGAAGGCAAAAATCTctcagctgaaaatgaaaactcAGCAGAGCAAACGCAACAAGTAGAAACTCAGCAACTGGTCTGCAAAGAGTTGTCAGGTGTGGCAGAAGATGAGAGGGTTGAGGAGGAAAAGGATGATAAGTCTGCAACACATG aagaggaaaatattttaaaccaaagTGCCACAAGCAGCGAGGACGATCAAGACACAGGAGAGGAGCAGTTCAACCAAACAGACAGCGACCAATCCTCTGATGAAGCCAAAGAAGACGTGGAGGAAGAGTGCAGTGAAATCCAGGAAGATGATGCAGAGGAAACTGAAAAAGACTTTGAGGAAAAGAGTGAAGTGCCTGGAAACGACGAAGAGGAAGCAACTGTTGGATCTGAACATGTGCAGTTAAAGCAGGAGGTGACAGACGGGATTGAGTCAAGTGAAGAAGAGGAGCATGTGAGACTGGATGATCGCTGGAAAGTGTTGGAAACCTTGGCGGACATTGTggaagatgatgaagaagaagctgaagaaGACTCTGAGGAGGAAAGCAAGATGCATGAAAGCACCCCAACAAAGGAGGAAGAGTGCAGCAAtgaaaagacagaagaagaaatggacAATAAAGCTTCTGCAGCAATGCTGGAAGATGCAAACCTCAGTGAAGATGCATCACAGCTGAACTTCTCAGACCAGAAAACTAAAGTAGAAACTCTTCTCCCTGTCTGCAAAGATGAGCTAACTGATATCAACGTTCAGATGACTGTTTTTGGAAATGAAGATTTAAATCAGACAACAGATGAAGAGTTAGAAGAGGGCAAGAACAGAAGGACAatagaagaggaggaagatgtcACCATTTTGCAAACTGTAGAGGAAGATGTGACCGTGGAGGAAATATCAACAGATCTTGATTATGAGATGGCAGAAGGCAAGAATCTCTCAGCTGAAAGTGAAAACTCAGCAGAGCAAACACAACAAGTGGAAACTCAGCAACTGGTCTGCAAAGAGTTGTCAGGTGTAGCAGAAGATGAGAGGGTTGAGGAGGAAAAGGATGATAAGTCTGCAACACATGAAGAGTCAGAGGACAGGAAGAGTAGCAGAGGAGATGAAGATGTCCAAcaagaggaaaatgttttaaaccaaaGTGTCACAAGCAGCGAGGACGATCAGGGACAGTTTATCCTAAAAGGAAACAACTCTGCAGAACAGctgattaatgaaaacatgactgaaCATCAACTTGGACTAGAGAAAAAGTTGCACACTTCTTCAGGAACAgaagtgattaaaaataaagaaaatacagccAATGAGGCAAATTATGAAGAGCTGGAAAAAAGAGGTGATGGAGATGTTGTTGGGGAAGAGTCTGTGAGCAGAAAGAGAGTAGACGAGGTCGCAAAAGTGGATGAAGTTAAAGAAGAGTTGGAGGAAGAGAGCGATGAAATCCAGACGGAtgatagagaaaaaaatgaagaagagaTCGAGGAAGAAAGTGAGGCAGAACAATTTACCGCTGATGGAGACACAGGAGAACAAAGGGAGGGTGACAATACAGCTGCAAACCAACAGACAACAGAAGAGTCAGAAAACGATAAGGGCAGAAGAAcaaatgaagaggaaaatatTTCCACCCAAAGGGTCACAAGCAGCGAGATTGATCAGAGGACAGAAGAGGAACAGTTTAGCCAAACAGGAAACGACTCTGGAGATCAGCTGATCACTGAAGACATGACGACACACCAACTTGGAGTAGAGACAACCGAGATCCAAAACTTTCACACTTGTGAAGAAATAGGAAGGGTTGAAAACAAAGGCTTTCAGGAAGAGAGAGATGAAATACAGGAAGACAATCGAGATGAAGACTTtatgaaagaagagaaagaagagcAAAAGGAAGGCGAGGCTGGTCCAGTGATCCTAGGAGATGCTAACATCTGTGAAGATGCATCACAgctgaaatctgaaaatgaaaactcaGCAAAGAGAACAGAACAAGTGGAAACTCAACACTTTGTTTGCGAAGAGTTGTCTGGTGTGGTTGAGGAGGAAGAGTCTGTCACATGTGAAGAGGCAGAGCAGGACAAGGGTAGAGAAGTTGAAGATGTCagacaagataaaaatattttaaaccaaagTGCCACAAGCAGCGAGGACGATCAAGACACAGGAGAGGAGCAGTTCAACCAAACAGACAGCGACCAATCCTCTGATGAAGCCAAAGAAGACGTGGAGGAAGAGTGCAGTGAAATCCAGGAAGATGATGCAGAGGAAACTGAAAAAGACTTTGAGGAAAAGAGTGAAGTGCCTGGAAACGACAAAGAGGAAGCAACTGTTGGATCTGAACATGTGCAGTTAAAGCAGGAGGTGACAGACGGGATTGAATCAAGTGAAGAAGAGGAGCATGTGAGACTGGATGATCGTTGGAAAGTGTTGGAAACCTTGGCGGACATTGTggaagatgatgaagaagaagctgaagaaGACTCTGAGGAGGAAAGCAAGATGCAAGAAAGCACCCAAACAAAGGAGGAAGAGTGCAGCAAtgaaaagacagaagaagaaatggacAATAAAGCTTCTGCAGCAATGCTGGAAGATGCAAACCTCAGTGAAGATGCATCACAGCTGAACTTCTCAGACCAGAAAACTAAAGTAGAAACTCTTCTCCCTGTCTGCAAAGATGAGCTAACTGATATCAACGTTCAGATGACTGTTTTTGGAAATGAAGATTTAAATCAGACAACAGATGAAGAGTTAGAAGAGGACAAGAACAGAAGGACAatagaagaggaaaaaaatgagtTTACATTTAAAGAGGACAATGTCACCATTATGCAAACTGCAGAGGAAGATGTGACCATGGAGAAAATATCAGCAGATGTTGAGGAGAGGCTTTCTGACAAAGAGATCTGTATGAAAAGAGTTTGCACAACCGCTCCACTTACTGTAAAAGCTGGAGGCGAGTCTGAACGGGAAATAAACATTGGCTTTAGCGAAATTCCCTCGGGGGTAATTGAAGGCCAGGCTGGCCTGTCTCACGAGCTCAACACCAAGGCGTGTGAGGAAACTCCAGAGGCAGTTCCTGAGCACAACAATGAACTCGACTCAGATGAAAATACCACACAAAGGTTCTTCGAGGGAGGAAATTCAGAGGAAATTCAGATCATTCACTTACCAGAAGAGGTGGAGGTCTTTAAAAGCTCCGAAGCAGGAGGAGGTGAATATTCACTGATGAGCGAAGGCAGCACAGAGGAAAGCAAGAAGGAGTTGCAGGTTGGAACGCTTCAATTTGCAGAAGATACAGAGAAGCCAAAAAGCGACAACGTAAATCTGGAATTAGATCATTTTTCAAAGGAAGAAAAGGTCGAGTTACTGGATACTTCAATGAAGACAGAGATCAAACAATCAGATGAGGAATTTGAGACTGAACTGGAGGATGAGGACGAAACAGCTGAACGGGAAACAAACAGGCTGCCCCGAGATGTCTGTGAGAAAAGAAACGCTGTAGCAGCTGATGAAGGAGTTGACTCTGCAGATGAAACTCCTGAATCCCCCAAGAGTGAAGAAGGGAAGATGACACAGATAAGTCTTGGTCCAGAACTTGTACAAGCTTTTAGATTGGAGGATGACCGTGAGATCAAGCCTCAATTATTTGATGAAAGTGCCACTGAACTTCCGCAGGTGAGGTTTAACACTGAAGAACAAGAGTACGTTGACGAAGGTCAGCCGGAGCATGAAGTCCTGGATTTAAATGAGATTACGACTCTTCACTTAGTGGGGACAGCATCTGATCTGATCACAGGACAATCAGCCTTATCTCAATGTCAGATAAccacagacacagaaacagctGATGAATCTAAGGCGACCCTTGGTGAAATTACAAATGAGCCGCAACAAACGGAGAAACACTCAGAAGATCCAGCTGAAGAACATCAAGATGGGATTGATGAAGAAATCCTTGATTTGTGGATCGAGACAGCGATGTCAAAGGACACTGGTGGTATTAAAGAAGACCAACTGAAAGAGGAACCAGGCGAAACATCATCAGAGGAGAAGAGAGAGGGAGTAATGGAGGCAATTtcagaagaaacagaaacttcTTTTACCACACTGGACTCTGGGTTTTTGGACCAGACCTTCAGTGAGACTCAGATAATTAAATCAGGAGACAGTGGAGTACTTCccaacaaaaatgacaattcaGAAGACACCTGTGAAGTTCTTACGTCTAACTCTGAATCTGCATTGATCGAAGAAATGGTTGAAACTCTTCACCCTTACCCGATAGCGGAGGGAGCGTCCGGTGAGATCGGATCCTGCCCCGATTCAGGAGTTTCATCACCAGAACCAAAACATCCAAATCAGGAAGGAGGTACAGCTGAAGAGAAGCAAGATGAACCTAAACCAGAGACAGACGCAGTGAGTGGAGCCGATGAAGAAGCAGATGTTACGTCACTGACAGAAGCAACAGAGTCTGACATCTCCAAGGAAAGAGTTTTGACTGAATCGCCTTCTGGAGGTGAACCTCAAAATGAACCTGAGGAAAAACCTCCAGAAGATCTCAGCGAATCATTTCCAGCCCCAAGCAGGACTGAGCTGGAAGAAGATTGGAGCGAG gttGATGCTGCCATGCTTGATTTTGCAGTGCAAAAGTCTCGCATTGCGGTGAAAAACCCTCGTGCTAGGCCCCCAACAGACCCCCGCTCCTTAATCCATAAACCGTCTGTGGATCCAACTCCCTCCCTGCCGGTGCCTGGTAAAGTTCCTGTGGGTGTGCCGTTAGGCGGCTTGGGGATTGGGATCAAACTGCCTG GGATTGGAGCaggttttcctgttttaaagaAGACACAACGGCCCCCAAGACACGAAGCGGAAACACAATCACAG GAATCtgaggagaaaaaggaagaggaagagaagagtgATGCTGCCAAAACGGATGAAGCACCAAAGAGACCCAAATGGATGCCACCTGCACAACCAGG ATTTGGAAATCCACTCATGTCTGAACTCAAGACCAAGCTGAAGAAAACTCCCAAAGAGTGA